One window from the genome of Camelus dromedarius isolate mCamDro1 unplaced genomic scaffold, mCamDro1.pat HAP1_SCAFFOLD_114, whole genome shotgun sequence encodes:
- the LOC135320722 gene encoding uncharacterized protein LOC135320722: MATLEKLAKAFESLKSFQRPPPPPPLPQPAPQLPPPQPVPPPPPPQAPQSAPRPQPPQPPAQPPQPAPQPTPPQPVPPPPPPQAPQPAPRPQPPQPPAQPPQPAPQPTPPQPVPPPPPPQPSQPVPQLQPVPPPPQPSQPVPQLQPAPQPPQPQPSQPVPPPPQPSQPPPPQPVPQPPQPPQPAPPPPQPQPPQPVPPPPQPPQTVPPPQPAPHPQPPPPPAQPWVRSRCTDGRLK, translated from the exons ATGGCGACCCTGGAAAAGCTGGCGAAGGCCTTCGAGTCCCTCAAGTCCTTCCAGaggccgccaccgccgccgccgctgcctcagccggcaccgcaactgccgccgcctcagccggtaccaccgccgccgccgcctcaggcCCCGCAGTCGGCACCGCGGCCTCAACCGCCACAGCCGCCCgcccagccccctcagccggcaccgcagccgacgccgcctcagccggtaccaccgccgccgccgcctcaggcCCCGCAGCCGGCACCGCGGCCTCAACCGCCACAGCCGCCCgcccagccccctcagccggcaccgcagccgacgccgcctcagccggtaccaccgccgccgccgccgcagccctctcagccggtaccgcagcttcagccggtaccgccgccgcctcagccctctcagccggtaccgcagcttcagccggcaccgcagccgccgcagcctcagccctctcagccggtaccgccgccacCTCAGCCGtctcagccgccgccgcctcagccggtaccgcagccgccgcagccccctcagccggcaccgccgccgccgcagcctcagccccctcagccggtaccgccgccgcctcagccccctcagacggtaccgccgcctcagccggcaccgcaccCTCAACCGCCACCACCGCCCGCCCAGCCGTGGGTCAGGAGCCGCTGCACAGACG gaaggttaaaataa